Proteins found in one Neomonachus schauinslandi chromosome 1, ASM220157v2, whole genome shotgun sequence genomic segment:
- the LOC110570018 gene encoding homeobox protein NANOG-like — MSADPALPLCPPGPEAPSSRDSSPMPEIYGPEENYASLQMSSAETPHAETVSPLPSSMDLLVQDSPDSSTSPRVKPPPTSGEERTVRKEDTAQGKKQKIRTVFSQTQLYVLNDRFQRQKYLSLQQMQELSNILNLSYKQVKTWFQNQRMKCKRWQKNHWPKESKSNSTPTAEYPGFYSYHQGYLRNTSGNLPIWSNQTWNNPNWSNQTWNSQSWSNHSWNGQSWSNHSWASQTWCPQAWNNQLQNYGEESLQPQIQFQQNSISDLESILETSGESHSVIQQSAKYFSTQQIMDLFPNYSVNIQPEDV; from the coding sequence ATGAGTGCAGATCCAGCTCTGCCCCTATGCCCGCCTGGCCCCGAAGCACCCAGTTCTAGGGACTCTTCTCCAATGCCTGAGATTTACGGGCCCGAAGAAAATTATGCATCCCTGCAAATGTCATCTGCTGAGACACCCCACGCGGAGAccgtctctcctcttccttcgtCCATGGATCTGCTTGTTCAGGACAGCCCCGACTCCTCCACCAGTCCCAGGGTAAAACCACCACCCACttctggagaggagagaacagtGAGGAAGGAAGATACGGCCCAGGGCAAGAAACAGAAGATCAGGACCGTGTTCTCTCAGACCCAACTCTATGTCCTCAATGATCgatttcagagacagaaatacCTCAGTCTCCAGCAGATGCAAGAACTTTCCAACATTCTGAACCTTAGCTATAAGCAGGTGAAGACCTGGTTCCAGAATCAGAGAATGAAATGTAAGAGGTGGCAGAAAAACCACTGGCCAAAGGAGAGCAAGAGTAACAGCACACCAACCGCAGAATACCCAGGCTTCTATTCCTACCACCAGGGATACCTGAGGAACACTTCCGGAAACCTTCCAATATGGAGCAACCAGACCTGGAATAACCCGAATTGGAGCAACCAGACCTGGAACAGCCAGTCTTGGAGCAACCACTCCTGGAATGGCCAGTCTTGGAGCAACCATTCCTGGGCCAGTCAGACCTGGTGCCCCCAAGCCTGGAACAATCAGCTCCAAAACTATGGAGAGGAATCTCTGCAGCCCCAGATCCAGTTCCAGCAAAATTCCATCAGTGATTTGGAGTCCATCTTAGAAACTTCTGGGGAAAGCCATAGTGTAATACAACAATCTGCTAAGTATTTTAGTACCCAGCAAATAATGGATTTGTTCCCAAATTACTCTGTGAACATACAGCCTGAAGATGTGTGA